The Streptomyces sp. NBC_00670 genome window below encodes:
- a CDS encoding GTP-binding protein gives MDYDDSSDPFPTALKILVAGGFGVGKTTFVGAVSEIAPLSTEELLTTVSAATDNLDGIENKVETTVAMDFGRITLDPRHVLYLFGTPGQERFWFMWDELSEGALGAVILADTRRLQECFAAVDFFEERGLGFIVAINEFDGAHRYDPEEVRAALDLDRRVPVVRCDARISSSGVQTLLALVTHLLAHIPATPAPHHGART, from the coding sequence ATGGACTACGACGACAGCTCTGACCCCTTCCCCACCGCGCTGAAGATCCTCGTGGCGGGCGGGTTCGGAGTCGGCAAGACCACCTTCGTGGGCGCGGTCAGCGAGATCGCGCCGCTCAGCACGGAGGAACTCCTCACCACGGTCAGCGCCGCCACCGACAACCTCGACGGCATCGAGAACAAGGTCGAGACGACCGTGGCGATGGACTTCGGCCGGATCACCCTCGACCCGCGCCACGTCCTCTACCTGTTCGGCACCCCCGGCCAGGAACGGTTCTGGTTCATGTGGGACGAACTCTCCGAGGGCGCCCTCGGCGCGGTGATCCTCGCCGACACCCGCCGGCTCCAGGAGTGCTTCGCCGCCGTCGACTTCTTCGAGGAACGCGGCCTCGGCTTCATCGTCGCGATCAACGAGTTCGACGGCGCCCACCGCTACGACCCCGAGGAGGTGCGCGCCGCCCTCGACCTCGACCGCCGCGTCCCCGTCGTCCGCTGCGACGCCCGGATCTCCAGCTCCGGCGTGCAGACCCTGCTCGCCCTCGTCACCCACCTCCTCGCCCACATTCCGGCCACCCCGGCGCCGCACCACGGAGCCCGCACATGA
- the tdh gene encoding L-threonine 3-dehydrogenase, which produces MKALVKQKAEPGLWLRDVPEPTIGPGDVLIKVLRTGICGTDLHIRSWDGWARQTITTPLVLGHEFVGEVVDTGRDVTGIDTGDRVSGEGHLVCGTCRNCLAGRRHLCRATVGLGVGRDGAFAEYVALPASNVWVHRVPVDLDVAAIFDPFGNAVHTALSFPLVGEDVLVTGAGPIGLMAAAVARHAGARHVVVTDVSEERLELARKIGVSLALNVSGATIADGQRELGLREGFDVGLEMSGRPEALRDMIANMTHGGRIAMLGLPAEEFPVDFARIVTSMLTLKGIYGREMFETWYAMSVLLEGGLDLAPVITGRYGYAEYEAAFADAASGRGGKVILDWTV; this is translated from the coding sequence GTGAAAGCGCTGGTCAAGCAGAAGGCGGAGCCCGGTCTGTGGCTCCGGGACGTACCCGAACCGACCATCGGCCCCGGTGACGTACTGATCAAGGTGCTGCGCACCGGGATCTGCGGCACCGATCTGCACATCCGCTCCTGGGACGGGTGGGCGCGGCAGACCATCACCACCCCGCTGGTGCTCGGCCACGAGTTCGTCGGCGAGGTCGTCGACACCGGCCGCGACGTCACCGGCATCGACACCGGCGACCGGGTCAGCGGCGAGGGCCACCTGGTGTGCGGCACGTGCCGCAACTGCCTGGCCGGACGCCGCCATCTGTGCCGGGCCACCGTCGGCCTCGGCGTCGGGCGCGACGGCGCGTTCGCCGAGTACGTCGCCCTGCCCGCGTCCAACGTGTGGGTGCACCGCGTCCCCGTCGATCTCGACGTCGCCGCCATCTTCGACCCGTTCGGCAACGCCGTGCACACCGCGCTGTCCTTCCCGCTGGTCGGCGAGGACGTGCTGGTCACCGGCGCCGGACCCATCGGCCTGATGGCCGCCGCCGTGGCCCGCCACGCCGGCGCCCGCCACGTCGTCGTCACCGACGTCAGCGAGGAGCGCCTCGAACTGGCCCGCAAGATCGGCGTCAGCCTCGCCCTGAACGTCTCCGGCGCCACGATCGCCGACGGACAGCGCGAGCTGGGGCTGCGCGAGGGCTTCGACGTCGGCCTGGAGATGTCCGGCCGCCCCGAGGCGCTGCGCGACATGATCGCCAACATGACCCACGGCGGCCGGATCGCCATGCTCGGCCTGCCCGCCGAGGAGTTCCCCGTCGACTTCGCCCGGATCGTCACGTCGATGCTCACCCTCAAGGGCATCTACGGCCGCGAGATGTTCGAGACCTGGTACGCGATGTCCGTCCTGCTGGAGGGCGGACTCGACCTCGCCCCCGTCATCACCGGCCGGTACGGCTACGCCGAGTACGAGGCCGCGTTCGCCGACGCCGCGAGCGGCCGGGGCGGCAAGGTCATCCTCGACTGGACCGTGTGA
- a CDS encoding sensor histidine kinase yields the protein MSHLRAPAARADRREGGRHGRPAARTAPAPAETHLRPQLLRLAVLPPVAVALAGCAAVLFTVRSTGTLPTPTLWGVLAGALGVAVAGVLTAAVAAGRAADSVKERVDTLRRTATRGEADLRALVEALRRGETVPKRGGRGRPAADTSGADDFELLAADLARARDGAVAAVVRAAQLSSRAGSEQKLEVFLNLARRLQSLVHREISTLDELENEIEDPDLLKGLFHVDHLSTRIRRHAENLAVLGGAVSRRQWSNPVEMTEVLRSAIAEVEQYARVRLVPPVDGRLRGHAVADVIHLLAELVENATVFSAPHTQVLLRANLVTAGLAVEVEDRGLGMPLAEQHRMNALLADPDQVNVASLLQDGRIGLYVVSQLARRHGIQVRLGTNIYGGVQAVLVLPTEVLGAPRPELSPTSQPVAGGAPGRGAPGSGAAGASGGAPSPGGMPAPGGASGRVPGAARPQDWAGEGATEPTHRRGPESTAAPSAGRRDAGPDGPDAGGPTFGGTSPGPGAVGTGAPAPSAPDARLPVDASGSDGRGMPAPSVFRPDAPGFGAPDMRVTGSEGSAPGPTPTGAGAEVAHAGPGAPPPLPVRGQRAARPNPAEAQPGIGAGHRRLLAENTVLPPTPRVGPVRGTMGKPKLPRRRAQEHLAPQLRGGPVPGPREDTGEYVEHDPGLMAAFQRGIGLAEAQTPSTEPSEPSRPAAGGPTEPPGPTPGDLPGPRHPAPTLPTEPPHQAPPVPGEPSYEAPAPPGEPSHPAPAAEPHRSVGDGGSAPVRIVGGRAASEGAGWRDGRGSAG from the coding sequence ATGTCTCACCTACGCGCACCGGCCGCCCGTGCGGACCGCCGTGAGGGCGGGCGGCACGGGCGACCGGCCGCCCGCACCGCCCCCGCCCCGGCCGAGACGCACCTGCGGCCGCAGCTGCTGCGGCTGGCGGTGCTGCCCCCCGTCGCGGTGGCGCTCGCCGGCTGCGCCGCCGTGCTCTTCACCGTCCGCTCCACCGGCACGTTGCCCACGCCGACGCTGTGGGGTGTGCTCGCCGGCGCGCTCGGGGTGGCCGTCGCGGGGGTGCTGACCGCGGCGGTGGCCGCGGGCCGGGCGGCGGACTCCGTCAAGGAGCGGGTGGACACGCTGCGGCGTACGGCCACCCGCGGCGAGGCCGATCTGCGCGCCCTCGTCGAGGCGCTGCGGCGCGGCGAGACCGTGCCGAAGCGGGGCGGGCGGGGGCGGCCTGCGGCCGACACCTCCGGGGCCGACGACTTCGAGCTCCTCGCCGCAGACCTCGCCCGGGCGCGCGACGGGGCGGTCGCGGCCGTTGTGCGGGCCGCGCAGCTCTCCAGCCGGGCAGGCAGCGAGCAGAAGCTCGAGGTCTTCCTCAACCTGGCCCGGCGACTGCAGTCCCTCGTCCACCGGGAGATCTCCACCCTGGACGAGCTGGAGAACGAGATCGAGGACCCCGACCTCCTCAAGGGCCTCTTCCACGTCGACCACCTCTCCACCCGGATCCGCCGCCACGCGGAGAACCTGGCGGTCCTTGGCGGCGCGGTCTCCCGCCGGCAGTGGAGCAACCCGGTGGAGATGACCGAGGTGCTGCGGTCGGCCATCGCGGAGGTCGAGCAGTACGCGCGGGTGCGGCTGGTGCCGCCGGTCGACGGCCGGCTGCGCGGGCACGCCGTCGCCGACGTCATCCATCTGCTGGCCGAACTCGTCGAGAACGCGACGGTGTTCTCCGCGCCGCACACCCAGGTGCTGCTCCGCGCCAACCTGGTCACCGCCGGGCTCGCGGTCGAGGTCGAGGACCGGGGCCTGGGCATGCCGCTCGCCGAGCAGCACCGGATGAACGCGCTGCTCGCCGACCCCGACCAGGTGAACGTCGCCAGCCTGCTGCAGGACGGCCGGATCGGCCTGTACGTCGTCTCCCAGCTCGCCCGCCGGCATGGCATCCAGGTGCGCCTGGGCACCAACATCTACGGCGGCGTCCAGGCGGTCCTGGTCCTGCCGACAGAGGTGCTGGGCGCACCTCGGCCGGAGCTGTCGCCGACGTCGCAGCCGGTGGCGGGCGGGGCGCCGGGGCGGGGCGCGCCCGGGTCCGGCGCGGCCGGGGCCTCGGGTGGGGCGCCGTCGCCCGGCGGGATGCCCGCGCCGGGCGGGGCGTCCGGCCGGGTGCCGGGTGCGGCGCGTCCGCAGGACTGGGCGGGCGAGGGGGCCACGGAGCCGACGCATCGACGGGGACCGGAGTCGACGGCGGCTCCGTCGGCCGGGCGTCGGGACGCGGGACCGGACGGTCCGGACGCCGGCGGGCCCACCTTCGGCGGGACCTCCCCGGGGCCCGGGGCCGTCGGTACGGGCGCGCCCGCGCCAAGTGCCCCGGACGCGCGGCTGCCCGTCGACGCGTCCGGCTCGGACGGACGCGGCATGCCGGCGCCGTCCGTGTTCCGGCCCGACGCCCCCGGGTTCGGCGCCCCGGACATGCGCGTGACCGGGAGCGAGGGATCCGCCCCCGGCCCCACGCCCACGGGCGCCGGTGCCGAGGTGGCCCACGCCGGGCCCGGCGCTCCGCCGCCGTTGCCCGTGCGGGGGCAGCGCGCCGCGCGGCCGAACCCCGCCGAGGCACAGCCCGGCATCGGCGCCGGGCACCGGCGGCTGCTCGCGGAGAACACGGTGCTGCCGCCCACCCCTCGCGTCGGCCCCGTCCGCGGCACCATGGGCAAGCCCAAGCTGCCCCGCCGCCGCGCCCAGGAGCACCTCGCACCCCAGCTCCGCGGCGGCCCCGTGCCCGGGCCCCGAGAGGACACCGGGGAGTACGTCGAGCACGACCCCGGCCTGATGGCAGCCTTCCAACGCGGCATCGGCCTCGCCGAGGCCCAGACGCCTTCCACGGAGCCGTCGGAGCCGTCCCGCCCGGCGGCCGGTGGACCGACCGAGCCACCCGGCCCGACGCCCGGCGACCTCCCCGGGCCGCGGCATCCGGCTCCCACCCTGCCGACCGAGCCACCACACCAGGCTCCTCCCGTGCCGGGCGAGCCGTCGTACGAAGCGCCCGCCCCGCCGGGCGAACCGTCGCACCCGGCCCCGGCCGCCGAGCCGCACCGCTCCGTCGGCGACGGCGGCAGCGCCCCCGTGCGCATAGTCGGCGGGCGAGCCGCTTCCGAGGGCGCCGGCTGGCGTGACGGGAGAGGGTCCGCCGGGTGA
- a CDS encoding DUF742 domain-containing protein: MSAATAGDGPWLDDAAGRLVRPYQVSNGRTRPTAAFDLLTQVRATGATPLGHLAPEYAQALDLCRGPVSVAEVAGQLGLPVAVAKVLLSDLVDSGALTTRPPAFHHNPTDRSLLEAVLDGLRRQL; this comes from the coding sequence TTGAGCGCGGCCACCGCCGGCGACGGGCCCTGGCTCGACGACGCGGCCGGCCGGCTGGTCCGCCCGTACCAGGTCAGCAACGGGCGGACCCGGCCGACCGCCGCGTTCGACCTGCTCACCCAGGTGAGAGCCACCGGGGCCACCCCCCTCGGCCACCTCGCCCCCGAGTACGCCCAGGCGCTCGACCTCTGCCGGGGCCCCGTCTCCGTCGCCGAGGTCGCCGGACAGCTCGGGCTGCCGGTCGCGGTCGCCAAGGTGCTGCTGTCCGACCTCGTCGACAGCGGGGCGCTCACCACCAGGCCCCCGGCCTTCCACCACAACCCCACGGACCGGTCCCTTCTGGAGGCAGTGCTCGATGGACTACGACGACAGCTCTGA
- a CDS encoding LysR family transcriptional regulator: MIEARRLHILRAVADHRTVTAAAAALYLTPSAVSQQLAALEQETGHRLVERGAKGVRLTAAGEILLGHTHAVLAQLERAEAELAAYSGGSAGTVTLAAFATGIGLVVAPALATLGRTAPGIRVRVQDAEGDASLPMVLARQVDVAVAVEYRGAPGADDPRLTHIALYAEPFEAVVPVAHRLAGAEVVPLAELAKDAWIGPYPGNPCHDVVVLACEHAGFQPRLEHSSDDFSAVISLASAGAGVALVPRSALRGMDLSGVVVRPVDGVAPTRRVFAAVRRGAEEHPLIRPVLDALTEAATAH; encoded by the coding sequence GTGATTGAGGCGCGACGGTTGCACATTCTTCGGGCGGTGGCGGATCACCGCACGGTGACCGCGGCCGCCGCGGCGCTGTACCTCACGCCGTCCGCCGTCTCGCAGCAACTGGCCGCACTGGAGCAGGAGACCGGTCACCGCCTCGTCGAGCGCGGCGCCAAGGGCGTGCGGCTGACCGCGGCCGGCGAGATCCTGCTCGGTCACACCCACGCCGTCCTCGCCCAGCTGGAGCGCGCGGAGGCCGAGCTCGCGGCGTACAGCGGGGGCTCGGCGGGCACGGTGACGCTCGCCGCGTTCGCCACCGGCATCGGCCTGGTCGTCGCCCCGGCCCTGGCCACCCTGGGCCGTACCGCACCCGGCATCCGCGTCCGCGTCCAGGACGCCGAGGGCGACGCCAGCCTGCCGATGGTCCTGGCCCGGCAGGTGGACGTGGCGGTCGCCGTCGAGTACCGGGGCGCCCCGGGCGCCGACGACCCCCGGCTCACCCACATCGCGCTGTACGCCGAACCGTTCGAGGCGGTCGTGCCGGTCGCCCACCGGCTGGCCGGGGCGGAGGTCGTGCCGCTCGCCGAGCTCGCCAAGGACGCCTGGATCGGCCCCTACCCGGGCAACCCCTGCCACGACGTGGTCGTCCTGGCCTGCGAGCACGCCGGCTTCCAGCCCCGTCTCGAACACTCCTCCGACGACTTCAGCGCCGTCATCTCGCTGGCCTCCGCCGGGGCCGGCGTGGCGCTCGTGCCCCGCTCGGCGCTGCGCGGAATGGACCTCAGCGGGGTCGTGGTCCGGCCGGTGGACGGCGTGGCCCCCACGCGCCGGGTGTTCGCGGCGGTGCGCCGGGGCGCGGAGGAGCACCCGCTGATCCGCCCCGTACTGGACGCGCTGACCGAGGCCGCGACGGCGCACTGA
- a CDS encoding GAF domain-containing protein, producing the protein MSPRRLLLTPQDEDAPARVRRLRALGLALEPGERADPALDAFADRLAQVLAAPYAMVNFVGEQRQFLAGLHTPGGLPLPAATGADGTGRARLLARDHGFCPHVVVRRRALALEDVRDYPRFAGNPIVDETGVHAYLGAPLPDPSGIALGTVCVADVIPRRWGREGLQTIKGLAAELTERLVGREAHETREVPGTDEHGGRRDPHRDRA; encoded by the coding sequence ATGAGCCCCCGCCGACTGCTGCTGACCCCCCAGGACGAGGACGCCCCCGCCCGCGTACGACGGCTGCGCGCCCTCGGTCTCGCCCTCGAACCGGGGGAGCGCGCCGATCCCGCCCTGGACGCCTTCGCGGACCGGCTCGCCCAGGTGCTGGCGGCGCCGTACGCGATGGTCAACTTCGTCGGTGAGCAACGGCAGTTCCTCGCCGGACTGCACACCCCGGGCGGCCTCCCGCTGCCCGCGGCCACCGGCGCGGACGGCACCGGACGGGCCCGGCTGCTCGCCCGCGACCACGGCTTCTGCCCGCACGTCGTGGTCCGCCGCCGGGCGCTCGCCCTGGAGGACGTCCGCGACTACCCCCGCTTCGCCGGCAACCCGATCGTCGACGAGACCGGCGTCCACGCCTACCTCGGCGCCCCGCTGCCCGACCCGTCCGGCATCGCGCTCGGCACGGTCTGCGTCGCCGACGTCATCCCGCGCCGCTGGGGCCGGGAGGGGCTTCAGACCATCAAGGGGCTCGCCGCGGAACTGACCGAACGGCTCGTGGGACGCGAGGCGCACGAGACCCGCGAGGTGCCCGGGACGGACGAGCACGGCGGTCGGCGCGACCCCCACCGCGACCGCGCGTGA
- a CDS encoding SpoIIE family protein phosphatase: MAAEGAAGGAGHGHPAGEPDGPGRPGEVDRPGEADGRGDPGRPGGPGAPPEDHDARTGTDTPAPAPAPAPAPAPAEATPPGTPDPRATPHHTSRDTVLHALSDMSEGFLALDDTWRISFANREAVRILGAERVRPGTSLRDVAALGVPGLEGQCRRAAAEGRPIGFDLTHPIDGRLYLLRLVPVPDGGLGISFVDVTDRRLREAGHDPGEPAGERAARMSELTLALAEAVTSKDVVRAVAEHVLPPVGADGLVVETLEAGRIRVVDSVGYDQRFLDRIDGIPLADHMAVADVLRDRTPLFVGSAAEFVELYPKLEYLSDNSPSKAWVFLPLIVSGRATGSFVISFSEPRTFSEDDRTLLTALSGLVAQALERARLFDVEHTRAQGLQRGLLPRTLPSLPAVSAAARYLPAGRGDEVGGDWYDVIPLSGDRVAMVIGDVMGHGITEAATMGRLRTAVRTLADLDMDPDELLTHLSEIVGDLGYDYYATCLYAVFDPVTRICSYALAGHLPPVLVHPDGTVHSPDVDIDPPLGAADPPFDVHELRLPDESLLVFCTDGLVESPDRDADQGMALLRQTLASAVARTGYFAPREAGTPGAGTADRLDELCDLVVSTLLPDHAGINDDAALLIAHTRSTPAGNVASCSLPEDPRAAGQAREYVRSQLDVWGLDDLVMSTELLVSELIGNVVRHAGGPIRLRLMRSRSLICEVYDGSLTTPRIRRVGQTDEGGRGLHLVAALSRRWGTRFLADGKCIWTEQDLPGPPEAH, encoded by the coding sequence GTGGCGGCTGAGGGTGCCGCCGGCGGTGCCGGACACGGGCACCCGGCCGGCGAGCCGGACGGCCCCGGCCGCCCCGGCGAAGTCGACCGCCCCGGCGAAGCCGACGGCCGCGGCGACCCCGGCCGCCCCGGCGGTCCCGGCGCCCCACCGGAGGACCACGACGCCCGCACCGGCACCGACACCCCCGCACCCGCACCCGCACCCGCACCCGCACCCGCACCCGCCGAGGCCACTCCCCCAGGAACCCCCGACCCTCGAGCCACCCCCCACCACACCTCCCGCGACACCGTCCTCCACGCCCTCTCCGACATGAGCGAAGGCTTCCTCGCCCTCGACGACACCTGGCGGATCTCCTTCGCCAACCGGGAGGCCGTCCGCATCCTGGGCGCCGAACGGGTCCGGCCGGGCACCAGCCTCCGGGACGTGGCCGCGCTCGGCGTGCCCGGCCTGGAGGGCCAGTGCCGCCGCGCCGCCGCCGAGGGCCGGCCGATCGGCTTCGACCTCACCCACCCGATCGACGGACGCCTGTACCTCCTCCGTCTGGTCCCCGTCCCGGACGGCGGCCTCGGCATCTCCTTCGTCGACGTCACCGACCGCCGCCTGCGCGAGGCCGGCCACGACCCCGGCGAACCGGCCGGCGAGCGTGCCGCACGCATGTCCGAACTGACCCTTGCCCTGGCCGAGGCCGTCACGTCCAAGGACGTCGTACGGGCCGTCGCCGAGCACGTACTGCCTCCCGTCGGTGCCGACGGACTGGTCGTGGAGACCCTGGAGGCCGGCCGGATCCGCGTCGTGGACTCCGTGGGGTACGACCAGCGGTTCCTGGACCGGATCGACGGCATCCCGCTCGCCGACCACATGGCCGTCGCCGACGTGCTCCGCGACCGCACACCCCTGTTCGTCGGATCGGCCGCCGAGTTCGTGGAGCTCTACCCGAAGCTGGAGTACCTGTCGGACAACTCACCGTCCAAGGCCTGGGTCTTCCTGCCGCTGATCGTGTCCGGCCGGGCCACCGGCTCCTTCGTCATCTCCTTCTCCGAACCGCGCACCTTCAGCGAGGACGACCGCACCCTGCTCACCGCGCTCAGCGGCCTGGTCGCCCAGGCGCTGGAACGGGCCCGGCTGTTCGACGTCGAGCACACCCGCGCCCAGGGCCTCCAGCGCGGCCTGCTCCCCCGTACGCTGCCGTCGCTGCCCGCGGTCTCGGCGGCGGCGCGGTATCTGCCGGCCGGCCGGGGCGACGAGGTGGGCGGGGACTGGTACGACGTCATCCCGCTCTCCGGCGACCGGGTCGCCATGGTGATCGGCGACGTCATGGGGCACGGCATCACCGAGGCCGCCACCATGGGCCGGCTGCGCACGGCCGTGCGCACCCTGGCCGACCTGGACATGGACCCCGACGAGCTGCTGACCCACCTCAGCGAGATCGTCGGCGACCTCGGCTACGACTACTACGCGACCTGTCTGTACGCGGTGTTCGACCCGGTCACCCGGATCTGCTCGTACGCGCTCGCCGGTCATCTGCCGCCGGTCCTGGTCCACCCCGACGGCACGGTCCACTCCCCCGACGTCGACATCGACCCGCCCCTGGGCGCCGCCGACCCGCCGTTCGACGTGCACGAGCTGCGACTGCCGGACGAGAGCCTGCTGGTGTTCTGCACCGACGGGCTGGTCGAGTCCCCGGACCGGGACGCCGACCAGGGGATGGCGCTGCTGCGCCAGACCCTGGCCTCGGCGGTGGCCCGTACGGGGTACTTCGCCCCGCGGGAGGCCGGAACCCCGGGGGCGGGCACCGCCGACCGGCTGGACGAGCTGTGCGACCTCGTCGTCTCGACGCTCCTGCCGGACCACGCGGGCATCAACGACGACGCGGCCCTGCTGATCGCCCACACCCGCTCCACCCCCGCCGGCAATGTCGCCTCGTGCAGCCTCCCCGAGGACCCCCGGGCGGCCGGCCAGGCCCGGGAGTACGTGCGCAGCCAGCTCGACGTCTGGGGCCTCGACGACCTGGTGATGAGTACGGAGCTGCTGGTCAGCGAGCTGATCGGCAACGTCGTACGGCACGCCGGGGGACCGATCCGGCTCCGTCTGATGCGCAGCCGGTCCCTGATCTGCGAGGTCTACGACGGCAGCCTCACCACACCCCGCATCCGCCGCGTCGGCCAGACCGACGAGGGCGGCCGCGGCCTGCACCTGGTGGCCGCCCTGTCCCGCCGCTGGGGCACCCGCTTCCTGGCCGACGGCAAATGCATCTGGACGGAACAGGACCTGCCGGGACCGCCGGAGGCCCACTGA
- a CDS encoding roadblock/LC7 domain-containing protein: protein MASEAPTGHASDLDWLMSSLVQRVPHTRSAVLLSCDGLVKSVHGLEKDSADHMAALASGLYSLGRSAGVRFGGGGDVRQVVVELDSSLLFVSTAGSGTCLAVLADREADAAVLGYEMAMLVKSVRPYLVTAPRQPAGRPPALRP from the coding sequence ATGGCGAGTGAAGCGCCGACCGGGCACGCGTCCGACCTCGACTGGCTGATGAGCTCTCTCGTGCAGCGCGTGCCGCACACCAGGAGTGCGGTGCTGCTCTCCTGCGACGGGCTGGTCAAGTCCGTGCACGGGCTGGAGAAGGACAGCGCCGACCACATGGCCGCGCTCGCCTCCGGCCTGTACTCGCTCGGCCGCAGCGCCGGCGTCCGGTTCGGGGGCGGCGGCGACGTCCGCCAGGTCGTCGTCGAACTCGACTCCTCGCTGCTGTTCGTCTCCACCGCCGGCTCCGGCACCTGCCTCGCCGTCCTCGCCGACCGCGAGGCCGACGCCGCCGTGCTCGGCTACGAGATGGCGATGCTGGTCAAAAGCGTCCGCCCGTACCTGGTCACCGCGCCCCGGCAGCCCGCCGGCCGCCCCCCGGCGCTCAGGCCTTGA
- a CDS encoding MmcQ/YjbR family DNA-binding protein, giving the protein MPDAEDVRRIALSLPDTAEKTAWSMPTFRVAGKMFATLPEDETSLAVRCPKVERDELVLAEPGKFWIAGHEASFAWVRARLAALEDEAELRDILADSWRQAAPPRLLEAHPTLGLPATG; this is encoded by the coding sequence ATGCCGGATGCCGAAGACGTACGCCGTATCGCCCTCTCCCTGCCGGACACGGCGGAGAAGACCGCCTGGAGCATGCCCACGTTCCGCGTCGCGGGCAAGATGTTCGCCACCCTGCCCGAGGACGAGACGTCGCTCGCCGTGCGCTGCCCGAAGGTGGAGCGCGACGAACTCGTGCTCGCCGAGCCCGGCAAGTTCTGGATCGCGGGCCACGAGGCGTCCTTCGCCTGGGTGCGCGCACGGCTCGCGGCCCTGGAGGACGAGGCGGAGCTGCGCGACATCCTCGCCGACTCCTGGCGTCAGGCGGCCCCGCCCCGTCTCCTGGAGGCCCACCCGACGCTCGGCCTCCCGGCCACCGGCTGA
- a CDS encoding glycine C-acetyltransferase: MFASVRDDLRATLDEIRAAGLHKPERVLGTPQSATVAVTAGGRPGEVLNFCANNYLGLADHPEVVAAAHEALDRWGYGMASVRFICGTQEVHKELEARLSAFLGQEDTILYSSCFDANGGVFETLLGAEDAVISDALNHASIIDGIRLSKARRFRYANRDMADLEAQLKAAGDARRRLIVTDGVFSMDGYVAPLAEICDLADRYDAMVMVDDSHAVGFVGPGGRGTPELHGVMDRVDILTGTLGKALGGASGGYVAARAEIVALLRQRSRPYLFSNTLAPVIAAASLKVLDLLESAGELRERLAANTELFRRRMGEEGFDVLPGDHAIAPVMIGDAAEAGRMAELLLERGVYVIGFSYPVVPEGAARIRVQLSAAHSTEDVERAVAAFAAARAELAG; the protein is encoded by the coding sequence ATGTTCGCCTCCGTACGCGACGACCTCCGCGCCACCCTCGACGAGATCCGCGCCGCCGGGCTGCACAAGCCCGAGCGCGTCCTCGGCACCCCGCAGTCCGCGACCGTCGCCGTCACCGCCGGCGGGCGGCCCGGCGAGGTCCTCAACTTCTGCGCCAACAACTACCTCGGCCTCGCCGACCACCCCGAGGTGGTCGCCGCCGCCCACGAGGCGCTGGACCGCTGGGGTTACGGCATGGCCTCCGTCCGCTTCATCTGCGGCACGCAGGAGGTGCACAAGGAGCTGGAGGCCCGGCTCTCCGCCTTCCTCGGCCAGGAGGACACGATCCTCTACTCCTCCTGCTTCGACGCCAACGGCGGCGTCTTCGAGACGCTGCTCGGCGCCGAGGACGCGGTGATCTCCGACGCGCTGAACCACGCCTCGATCATCGACGGCATCCGGCTGTCCAAGGCCCGCCGCTTCCGCTACGCCAACCGGGACATGGCCGACCTGGAGGCGCAGCTCAAGGCGGCCGGGGACGCCCGGCGCCGGCTGATCGTGACCGACGGCGTCTTCTCGATGGACGGCTACGTGGCGCCGCTCGCCGAGATCTGCGACCTCGCCGACCGGTACGACGCCATGGTCATGGTCGACGACTCGCACGCCGTGGGCTTCGTCGGACCCGGCGGGCGGGGCACGCCCGAACTGCACGGGGTCATGGACCGGGTCGACATCCTCACCGGCACGCTCGGCAAGGCCCTCGGCGGCGCCTCCGGCGGGTACGTGGCCGCCCGCGCCGAGATCGTCGCACTGCTCCGCCAGCGCTCGCGGCCGTACCTGTTCTCGAACACGCTGGCCCCGGTGATCGCGGCGGCGTCGCTGAAGGTGCTGGACCTGCTGGAGTCGGCGGGGGAGCTGCGGGAGCGGCTGGCGGCGAACACGGAGCTGTTCCGGCGGCGGATGGGGGAGGAGGGGTTCGACGTCCTTCCCGGCGACCACGCGATCGCCCCGGTGATGATCGGTGACGCGGCGGAAGCGGGCCGCATGGCCGAGCTGCTGCTGGAGCGGGGCGTGTACGTGATCGGGTTCTCGTACCCGGTGGTACCGGAGGGCGCGGCACGCATCCGGGTCCAGCTGTCCGCCGCGCACTCGACGGAGGACGTGGAGCGGGCGGTGGCGGCGTTCGCCGCGGCACGAGCCGAGCTGGCGGGCTGA